The following is a genomic window from Hymenobacter sp. APR13.
GCTCGTACCTGTTCAGCGCCACACCGGTGCTGTGCCGCGAGGCCCGGCCCCAGCACTCCAGCAGCAGCAGCCTGACCGTGCTCGACCTCGACGGCGACGGCGACCAGGATGCCCTGATGGGCCGCGACTATTGTCCCGAGTTGGTTTCTACCCTGAATGAGGGCACGCCTCAGCTGGCCCGGATGACGGCCGCCAACGCCAACTTCCCCACTGCCGCCGCCCCCATCCGGATTCCGTTTTTTCCGGCCGGCTACGTGGTGGACCTGACCTTCGACGGCCGCCCCGACCTGCTGGCGGCGCCCAATCTGTTCGACAACCTCGACAGCGTGGACACGCGCCGCACGGTGCTGCTCTACGAGAATACCGGCACCGGCCCGGCCTACAACCTGCAGCCGCGCCAGACCGGCTTTCTGCAGCAGGATATGCTGGAAGCCAGCTCGCAGGCCGCGCCCGTTTTCCTGGACGTGGACGCCGACGGCCGGCTGGACCTGCTGGTGGCTGGGGTGAAGCGCCTCACGCCGGCCAGCCCGCTGGTGGCCTCGGTGGCGCACTACCGCAACACCGGCACCGCCGCCCGCCCCGTGTACCAGCTCATTACCGAGGATTTTCTGGGGCTGTCGGCGCGTAAGTTTGGGGCGCTACGGCCCGGTGTAGCCGACCTTAACCGCGACGGTGCGCCCGACCTAACTGTGGCCGGCTACACGGCCGTGGGGCGCCGGGCCTTTGTGGGCTACTACCCCAACCGTGCTTCGGCCGGGCAGCCCGCTAGCTTTGATACCAACGACCTGCGCCTGATCAGCAACTTGCCCAACGCCTTCGACGACAACGCCACCTTCTTCGACGTAGACAACGACGGTTTTCTGGACCTGCTCTACGCCACCAATTCCACCCGCTCCGATATGCCCGGCCAGGCCCTGCGCTACTACCGCAACAGCGGCAGCGCCACGCCCGAAACGGCTTTCGTGCTGGCCAACGCCGACTTCGGCCAACTGCGCACGGCCACGGGCGCGCGCCCTGCCAACCTCTCGCCAGTGGTGGCCGACTTTGACGGCGACGGAACGCCCGATCTGCTGACCGTAGATGCCAGCGGCCAGGTGCGGCTGTTTGCTAACCTGCGGGCCCAATCCGGCATTTTCATTGACCGGTCCAGCCTGTTCTACAACGCCGCCCAGGGCCGCTACGACGATGGCTACCTCGGCGCGCATACGCCCAACCACTTCGCCCTGGCCGCCGCCGACGTGAATGCCGACGGCAGCCCCGAGCTGTTTATTGGGACGGAAGCCGGCGGCGTGCTGGCGGCGGGCACCCGCAACCGGGTACTGAGCACCCGGCCCGCCGCGGCGCAGGCCCTGCCGCTGAGCGTGTACCCTAACCCGGCGGCAGCGGCTACGGCCGTAGAAACCACCCGCCCGTCCCGGCTCACGCTGCTCGACCTCACGGGCCGCACGGTGCGTAGCGTGTCCGTGCCCAGCCGCCGACACCAGCTGGATTTGCGTGGGCTGTCCGCCGGCGTGTATGTGGTGCGCTGCGAAACGCCGGATGGCCAGGTAGGCGTGCAGCGGCTGGTCGTAAGCGAATAGCTTGGCAGCGCGTTCCGGGAAGGACGCATGCCACTCATTACATTTATATGTAAAGCCCTCCGGCGCCAGAGTAAGCTCTGCTGCCGGAGGGCTTTATATGTGAATCATGTACAGTCCGAAGGAAATGCTGCGCTAACGCCGCTCTATCTCGGCTGATGGCTGGAGCAGCTCGAAAGGGTCGGCGTCTTGCAGGGCGGGGAAACGCTCCCGGAAAGCCTCGAGATCGGCGCGGCGCAGCGTGCGGGTGATGCCGGTTTCCTGGTTGCCGACTTCCACCAGATACTCGCCGCGCATGTCCAGCAGGGCCGAGTCGCCGGCGTAGGCCAGGCTGTTGCCATCAATGCCCACGCAGTTCACGCCCATGGTGTAGGCCAAGTTTTCCATGGCGCGGGCCCGCAGCAGCGTCATCCAGGCAGTGCGGCGCGAGGCGGGCCAGTTGGCTACGTACAGCAGCAGGTCATAGGGCTCGTGCATGGGGTTGCGGCTCCAAACCGGGAAGCGCAGGTCGTAGCACACCAGCGGGCAGATGCGCCAGCCGCGCCATTCCTCTATCAGGCGCTCGTTGCCGGCGGTATATACAGTATGTTCGCCAGCCATCGAGAACAGGTGGCGCTTGTTGTAATAGCTCAGGCTGCCGTCGGGACGCACCCACAGCAGGCGGTTGTAGTACTGGCCGGCCTCGTCGCGAATAATAATGCTGCCGGTAATTACGGCGTTGCGGGCTGCAGCCAGCTGGCGCATCCAGGCTACCGTAGGGCCGTCCATCGTTTCGGCCAGATGCTCAGCATCCATGCTGAAGCCGGTTGTAAACATTTCCGGTAGCACAATCAGGTCGGTTGGCACCGATATTTCATCGATGTGCCGCTGCAGCTCCTTCCAGTTAGCTGCCGGATCGTGCCATTGCAGCGAGGTTTGAATAAAGGAAACGGTTAAGTCAGGCATAGGGAGCGGTGCAATGGAGGTGTAGTAGAACGCAAGGAGGCGGGTCGGCCAGCAAGTGCGTACCAGAGGCTCAGGCTGAAATCAAATAATATGAAATATATAATAATGTTTTTGCTTTACCCAATATCCAGCCTGTGCGCAAGAAGATGGTACTCGGCTATATACGGAAGAGCCCCTGCGGCAGATTGCAGCAGGGGCAACAGATCAGAAACCATACAAACGCCCATGCCTACAATGCCCGCAACCGCTTGGCGGCGGCCCGCAAGGTAGCCTCCTGCTTAGCAAAGCAGAAGCGAATTAGGCCCTCATCGTGGCCGTTGTGGTAGAAGGCCGATACCGGGACCACAGCCACCCCAGCTTCCCGGGTGAGGTGCCGGGCAAACTCCACGTCGGGCAGCGCGGAAATGCGCGAGTAGCGTGCCAGCTGGAAGTAGCCGCCGGGCACGGGCAGCAGCTCGAAGCGCGAATTGGCCAGTAACTCCCGAAACAGGTCGCGCTTTTGCTGGTAGAAGGCGGGCAGCTGCTGGTCGTGGAGGTGGTCGGCCTCCAGGGCGTCGGCCAGGGCATGTTGGGTGGGCGTGCTCACGGCAAACGTGAGGAACTGGTGCACCCGGCGCACTTCGGCCGTGAGGGCTGGCGGCGCGATGCAGTAGCCCATTTTCCAGCCTGTGGCATGGTAGGTTTTGCCAAACGACGACAGCACAAAGGCCCGCTCCCGCAGCTCGGGGTGCTGCATGGCGCTCCGGTGCGGCTCCCCATCGAACACCATGTGCTCATACACCTCGTCGCTGAGCAGCATAGTAGGGGTGTCGCGCAGCAGGGCCGCCAGCGTGTCGAGGTCGGCGTCGGTCAGCACGGCCCCGCTGGGGTTGTGGGGCGAGTTGAGCATAATCAACCGGGTGCGGGGCGAGAGGGCCGCCTGCACCTGGTCCCAGTCGGGGCGGAAGTGAGGGGCCGGCAGCGGCACGTACACCGGCACGCCGCCCTGCAGCCGAATGGCCGGGCCGTAGAGGTCGTAGGCCGGTTCCAGCACCAGCACTTCGTCGCCGGGATGCACTACGGCCGCCAGCACCGCGTACAGCGCCTCCGTAGCGCCACAGGTGACGGTAATTTCCGTGGCCGGATCGGGAGCGTCAATACCGTAGACGCGGGCGGTTTTGCGGGCAATAGCCTCGCGCAGGCGCGGCAGCCCCGGCATGGGCGCGTACTGGTGGTGGCTGGCCGTGGTGGCGTGGTGGGCCAGCGCCTGCTGCAAAGCCAGCGGCGGGTCGTAGTCGGGGAAGCCCTGCGCCAGGTTGATGGCCCCGCACTCCTGGGCCAGCTGCGTCATGACAGAGAAGATGCTGGTCCCGATGTCGGGCAGCTTGGAAGCGGGGGCGGGAAACGGCATGTGCGGAGGTAATCTTCAGGATGAGCCCGAAAATACGGAGCGCCCGCCATTACGCGGCCGGCGGCCAGCTGCTGGCTACTGTTCGCGCAGGGCAGCTTCTTCGGTCACGTCGCGCATGGCGCCCACCATCCGGACTGGCAGACCGGACGCATCATGAATCACGCAGGCGCGGTCCTGAATGGTGAGGTAGTGGCCATCGGAGCGGCGCAGGCGAAACTCTGATTCGAGCAGCTTGGCGCTGGTGGTCAGGTCGTCCTGCACGCCGTTTTGCACCCGGTCCAGGTCGTCAGGATGTATCAGGCTGAGCCAGAAAGCTACCGTTTCGGTGTCAGGGCGGGGCGGGTAGCCTACCAGCTGCCAGAAGGCCTCACTGTACCACATGCGGCCCGAGGTCATGTCCCAGTCCCACATGAGGTCGTTGGTGGCGCGGGCCATCAACTCAAACAACTCCCGGCCGCGGCGCTCCTGAATTTCGGCCCGTTTCTGTTCGTCGATGTCGGTGGAAGTGCCCAGCCAGCCCAGCAGCTTGGCATCGTGCCCGTACAGCGGCACTACCCGGTCGAGGTACCAGCGGTAGCGGCCGTCGTGGCCCCGCCAGCGCAGGTGCAGCTCCATGGTTTTGCGGTTGGGCAGGTGGCGCAGCTGCGCATCGGCGGCTTCGGCCCGGTCGTCGGGGTGCAGATAGTCCACGAAGCCGCCATCGGCCAGAGCATCGGCCGGGGCGCCGGTGTAGCTGTGCCACCGCCGGTTGCAATGGATAACGGTGCCATCGGGGGTGGAGAGCCACGCCAAATGTGGCAGCGCATCTAGCATAGGTACTGGCTGCAAATCCCGCATCAGAGTTCGGGCGGCGGCAGTTTCGGTGGTGTCAGACCAAAGCATACGTGTGGGAGGGAGCAAGCGGAGCGAAGATGCAAGATACAGTCACTAATAGAATATAGCCATTTATATGTTACAATGCCGTTGTCCGGAAGCGAGCAGCGGCCGCATACACAGTATACGGCCGCTGCGGCAGGCCTACGCAGGCTGAAGGTCACCCTAGAGCGGATTCTTCAGCAGCTGCGGAAAGGCTTTGCGGAACTTCTGCACTTTAGGCACCGATACTGACTGTACGTACGGATTGTCGCCGTGCAGGCGGAAATAACCCTGGTGGTAGTCTTCGGCGGGCCAGAACTTCGTAAAGGACGTTACCTGCGTCACGATGGGGTTGGGGTAGTGCTTCGAGGCATTTACGCGCTTGATGGTAGCCTCAATCAGCTGCTTTTCCTGCGGGGTGCGGTAGAAGGCCACCGAGCGGTACTGCGCGCCGGCATCAGGCCCCTGGCGGTTGAGGGTAGTCGGGTCGTGGCCGGCCAGGAAAAACACGTCGAGCAGCTGCTGATAGCTGATCTGGCCAGGGTTGTAATACACCTGAAAGCTCTCGGCGTGGCCGGTGCGGCCGCTGCCCACCTGTTCGTAGGTGGGGTTGGCTTCTTTGCCGCCCGCGTAGCCCGACACCACGTACTGCACGCCTTTCAGCTCCTCAAATACTTCTTCGGTGCACCAGAAACAGCCGCCGGCAAAGGTGGCTACGGCCAGGCCTTTGGCTTGGGCAGCCGTAGGCAGGCCGCCGGCAGTGGAGCGGCTCAGGGCCTGGGCATCGGCAGGGCGCTGCTGGGAGCAAGCCATGGTGAGCAGCAGCAGACCCAGCAGATAAGGCTTTTTCTTCAGGAATGACAACATAGTGGAACAGAGGGAGAACAGGGAAACAGGCAAGAAAATGAATATACGCAGGAAGCGGATGGGCGGACTGACCGGGCATTGGCTGAACAGTGCTGACAGCCTCTGCCGTTCCCGCGGCGCACTGGTAACACGGCCGGCGCCAAGCCACCTTATAGCCTGATAAGGCCAGGAAAGTTTTGGCTAGCTTGGCAGCTTGGCTATGCGCTGCCACCTAACTGTTCGCTAGCAAGCGTGGGAACTCTTTAAACGAAACATCGTAACATTATTTTGTTCAAATAAATAGTGAATTATGCCAAATTCAAATGATGCGCGTTTCCCGGCCGGAAGTATGCCGGACAACCCCAGGGTTCGAGAGGAAATGGCCGCCCGAATGCGCGCATTCCACAAGGAAGTAGTTGAGAAGATTGGCCGGTCTGAAATGCTGAAAGTATACTGCCATGCCCTCAGTAACTGGGTGCTCAACCCCAATACCGACCCGTATCAGATAGAAATGCTTTTCGACGAAATCTGCCTGGGCGCCCAGCAGGAAGGCCTCGACGACTGGGACGTGTAGCGCGGTTATCGGCGGTAAGGTAAGCTGGGGCCCACGGCATGTACCAAGTCTTTGCTGAGCCGCTCGGGCTTGAGCGAGGAACTGCCGGCGCGGGCATAGTCGAAGCGCCAGAGCAGGCGGCCGTTGCGGCAGTCGTGCAGCATCAGGTTGGTGGTGGCCGAGTTGGAGGGTATGGCGATGGGTAGCTCGCTGGGTAGCAGCACACGGGCGGCTAGGTTCAGGCCGTTGGGCAAAGGCTGGTAGAGCAGCGTCTGGCCCGAAAGCAGGGCGTCAACTCCCAGCACTTGGCGCAACTCTTCCATACTGTGCTCGGGCAGATTCTCGTAGCTGATGCCTGCCGCCAGCAACCGCCGGTTGGTTTCCTGCACATCCTGAAACGCCACTGTATAACCGCGGGCCGGCTGCTGGGCCATCAGTTGTGCCAGCACCAGCCGCTGCAGCTGATAGCCCAACTGGCGGGCGTCGCGCTGCTGGGCGTTGGTCCACTCCTGCTGCACGCGGCGCAGGCCGGCTTCGCTCAGGTCGGGGGTGGGGCCAGCGTAGCGGATGTCGCGCAGGCGCAGGCGGTCCAGGGCCACTTCAAACGGCATGATGGCCACCGTGCGGTGCGCGGTGAGGGCAGGAGCTTCCAGCATAGTGGCCGTGTATGTGTGGCGCGCACAGCCGGAGGCCAGCAGCAGAGTGGCTGCCAACAGCAGCGGCTTGTAGAGACGGGGCATAGAATAGGAAGAGTAGATTGGTAAATCAAGACAGGCAGGCCGTGTGGCTAACTGCCGCGCGGTATCTTGGCCGAACTGGTCTGCAGAGGCCGACTATTCGTTCAAAAACCTTACCGAATCTATGTTTTCGTGGTGGAAGAGCCGGCGTGAGCTGCCGTTTTCGGATAGCCTGCAGCACGTTATCCGGCGCAGCCGCGAAGAAGCCCTGCGCCTGCAGAACGACTACGTCGGGCCCGAGCACTTGCTGCTGGCTATGCTGGCCGAGCCGGAAAGCCGCGCCGCACAGCTGCTGGACACGCTGCTGGTGAGTTCCGTGCTGTTTGGGCAGCGCCTCACCGATGCCGTAACCGGGCACCGCCTCGAGCCCGACCAGCCTCTGCCCACCGGCAGCATTGCCCTGACTGTGGAAGCGGAACAAGCCCTGCACAGCAGCCAGCGCGTAGCCCGGCAGCTGCGCGCTCCCGCGTTGGAGGCACTACACCTGCTGCTGCCGCTACTGGCCCAACCCACCGGCCGCGGCGCCCTGCTCAGCGCCGATTTCGGACTGACGTTTGAGGTGGTGCTGGCCCGCATGCCGGAACCTGATAAACCCGGCCGGTAGCACAAGGCAACCCCAAGGTTTCTGGCTATATTGATGGCCCCTTACACGCAGCCGGCCCAGTAGGCCGGCGAAGGCACTTTTTTGGAAGTGTTGCGTGTTGGGCCTGCATTGTTCCACTGATGTTTTGTCTGGTCTATGATAGTTTCGACGCGTGCTTTTCTGTTTGCTGCCGGCAGTTTGCTGGCTGCCGCTCCGGTTTCGGCCGGTAATCCGGCAGGAACGTCTTCCATTACGGTGGTAGTTTCGGCACTGGCCTCCACGCAGTCGGTAGTGAAGCTGTACTTCTATAATCTGCGCGACCAGTTTCTCAAGCCTCAGGGCTACGTGTTCAAAAAGGCGGTGCTGCCGGCCGGCCAAAACCAGATTACGCTGCCCGTAGACCTGCCTAACGGCGAGTGGGCCGTGGCCATCACCCAGGACATGAACAACAACGACAAGCTGGACAAGAACTTCGTGGGCATTCCCACCGAGCCCTTCGCCTTCTCCAACAACGTGCGCCCCACGCTGGCCCCGCCCGATTTCAACGAGTGCAAGTTCACCGTGAGCGGCCCACGCGTCGTCACCATCAAGCTCACCAAGTAGCGCGGCGTCTGTAGCGGCCCGCCCCGCCAACAGCGCCGGTCTGGCCGCTCTGCCTGAGCGGGCCGGGCCGGCGCTGTTGGCTTTTCGCTGTGGTTGAGGTTTCTTGCAGGCCGCCCACTCCCTATTCTATGCGTACTCTTCTGCTGGCTGCCGCCGGTCTGGCCTCGGTAGTTACGGCCGGCGCCCAAAGCCTGCCCATCCTCGACCAGAATCCGCCGGCCCTGCGCTGGCAGGAAGTCCGGACGCCGCATTTCCGGGTGCTGTACCCGCTGGGGTTTCAGGAGGCCGCCCAGCGCACGGCCCGGCAGCTGGAGCAGGTGCACGGGCCCGGCGCCGCTACGCTGGGTGTCAGCCCGCGGCCTATTTCGGTGGTGATGCAGACCCGCACCAGCGTGAGCAACGGCTTCGTGACGTTTCTGCCGCGGCACGCCGAATTTTTCAGCACCCCGCAGCAGGGCATGGGACTGGGCACCGTGGACTGGCTGGCCGGGCTGGTGGTGCATGAGTACCGGCACGTGGCGCAGTTCGAGAAGGGCCGCCAGGGCATAGGCCGCCTGCTGGGGCCGCTGCTCGGCGACGGGGCACTGGGCGTGGCGGCCGTGGGTGTGCCGCAGTGGTTTTTCGAGGGCGACGCCGTGGGCACCGAAACGGCCCTCACGCGTAGCGGCCGGGGCCGGATTCCGGAGTTCGGGGCCGGGCTGCGGGCCAACCTGCTGGCGGGCCGCACTTACAGCTACCAGAAAGCCGTGAACGGCTCTTTGCGCGACCAGGTGCCCAACTGGTACGTGCTGGGCTACTACCTCACCTCCTACGCCAAAACCCACTACGGCGCCGACGTCTGGGACCGGGCCCTGACCCGCTACTACCGGTTTCCGTTCTACCCGTTTTCCTTCTCCCAAGGCCTGAAGCGTACCACCGGCCTGCGCGTGGAGCAGCTCTATCAGCACACGATGCAGGAGCTGGACTCCGTGTGGCGCGCGCAGCAGCGGGAGCTGCAGCCCACCGCGGCGCAGGAGATGGCCGGCCAGTACCAGGGCCGGGTGTTCACCGAGTATCAGTACCCGCAGTATGTGAACGACAGCACGGTGCTGGCCCTGAAATCCGGCCTCGGCGACATTGCGCAGCTGGTGCTGCTGGGCCGGCGTGGGCAGGAGCGCAAGCTGTTCGTGCCCGGGTTGCTGAACCTGCCCGAGCAGCTGAGCGTGGGCGGCGGCAAAGCCGTGTGGCCCGAGCTGCAGCCCGACGCCCGCTGGGGCCAGCGCATCCATTCCGAGTTGAAGGTGCTGGACCTGGCTACCGGCCGACTCACGCGCCTCGGCCGCCATCACCGCTACACCGCTGCCTCGCTCTCGCCCGATGGCACGCGCCTGATAGCCGTGGAAACCGACAGCGCCTACCACCACGCCCTGCACCTGCTCGACGCCCGCACCGGCGCCGTGCTGCAGACCCTGCCCAACCCCCAGAACGACCTGTACCTGCAGCCCCGCTTCACGCCCGACGGCCGGCGGGTGGTGGCGGTGGTGCTGAAGCCGGCCGGCAAAACCCTGGAAGAAACCGACCTGACGACCGGCGCGGTGCGGGCCCTGCTGCCCGTGGCCAACATCAACCTGACCAACCCCCAGCCCTGGGCCGATTACGTGCTCTACAACTCGCCGCAGTCGGGTATTGATAATGTGTATGCCGTGCATACCACTACCGGGCAGGTGTGGCAGGTGACGAGCCGGCCGCTGGGCGCCTACCAGGCCGCCGTGTCGCCGGACGGGCAGCAGCTGGCGTTTCACGATTTCCGGGCCACCGGGGCGCGCATCACCGAGATGCCGCTGCAGCCGGCCACCTGGCGCGCCGTGCTGCCCGCGCCGCCCGAAGCCGCCGATGCCGGCCAGCCCTACGCCGCCGCGCTGGCCACCCGCGAGCCGGGCGCCGCCGCCGTGGCGGCGCAGCTGGGCAGCGCCGCCACGGTGGCGGCGGCGCGCTACCCGGTGCGGCCCTACTCGGTGCTGCGGCACGCCTTTAATGTGTTCAGCTGGGGCGTGGTGCAAAGTCCCACCGGCAACAGCGTCAGCCTTGGCCTTCGCTCGCAGGACCTGCTCAGCACCACCCAGGCCGTGGCCGGCGTTAGCTACGACCAGAACGAGCGCACCGGGGCCGTATTCGGCGGCCTCAGCTACCAGGGCAAGTACCCGGTGTTCGACGCCGAAATCAGCCACGGCGGCCGCAACGCCGCCCGCTACATCGACCGGGCCCGCAACCAGCCACTCGACAGCCTGCGCGCCGACCGGTGGCAGACCACGCGCCTCACGGCCGGCCTGCGGCTGCCGCTCACGCTCACCCGCTCCAAATACCTGTCGGCCCTGAGTTTGAGCAGCTACTACCTGCTGGAGCAGGTCAGCGGCTACGATTTGCCGGTGCGGTTCCGTTCCGAGCCCGGCCCCGGCCGGCCGGTGCACGCGCTGCAAACCACGCTCAGCTTTGTGCGCCAGCTGAAAATGAGTGCCCGCGACGTGGCCCCGCGCTGGGGCGCCACGGCCTTGCTCAC
Proteins encoded in this region:
- a CDS encoding T9SS type A sorting domain-containing protein codes for the protein MFRRFILATALLTSFGWAGSATRAIAQNTAFGFEFREVAKVVQGADTLRSAWAGGLDSPQFSGIDLDADGRQDLFIFDRRTRRVLTYRNAAAPGGTRRWQYAPELATLFPAGLLNWALLRDYDCDGRPDLFTSAENGADIRVFRNVAGAGGLPSFQLVTPQIRAVLPGSTITVNINTGTNMPAIADLDGDGRLDILIVDWDTNRSIYHYQNTATTACGGLAFREASDAWGNIRNCLGECGSYLFSATPVLCREARPQHSSSSSLTVLDLDGDGDQDALMGRDYCPELVSTLNEGTPQLARMTAANANFPTAAAPIRIPFFPAGYVVDLTFDGRPDLLAAPNLFDNLDSVDTRRTVLLYENTGTGPAYNLQPRQTGFLQQDMLEASSQAAPVFLDVDADGRLDLLVAGVKRLTPASPLVASVAHYRNTGTAARPVYQLITEDFLGLSARKFGALRPGVADLNRDGAPDLTVAGYTAVGRRAFVGYYPNRASAGQPASFDTNDLRLISNLPNAFDDNATFFDVDNDGFLDLLYATNSTRSDMPGQALRYYRNSGSATPETAFVLANADFGQLRTATGARPANLSPVVADFDGDGTPDLLTVDASGQVRLFANLRAQSGIFIDRSSLFYNAAQGRYDDGYLGAHTPNHFALAAADVNADGSPELFIGTEAGGVLAAGTRNRVLSTRPAAAQALPLSVYPNPAAAATAVETTRPSRLTLLDLTGRTVRSVSVPSRRHQLDLRGLSAGVYVVRCETPDGQVGVQRLVVSE
- a CDS encoding amidohydrolase, producing MPDLTVSFIQTSLQWHDPAANWKELQRHIDEISVPTDLIVLPEMFTTGFSMDAEHLAETMDGPTVAWMRQLAAARNAVITGSIIIRDEAGQYYNRLLWVRPDGSLSYYNKRHLFSMAGEHTVYTAGNERLIEEWRGWRICPLVCYDLRFPVWSRNPMHEPYDLLLYVANWPASRRTAWMTLLRARAMENLAYTMGVNCVGIDGNSLAYAGDSALLDMRGEYLVEVGNQETGITRTLRRADLEAFRERFPALQDADPFELLQPSAEIERR
- a CDS encoding methionine aminotransferase, with the translated sequence MPFPAPASKLPDIGTSIFSVMTQLAQECGAINLAQGFPDYDPPLALQQALAHHATTASHHQYAPMPGLPRLREAIARKTARVYGIDAPDPATEITVTCGATEALYAVLAAVVHPGDEVLVLEPAYDLYGPAIRLQGGVPVYVPLPAPHFRPDWDQVQAALSPRTRLIMLNSPHNPSGAVLTDADLDTLAALLRDTPTMLLSDEVYEHMVFDGEPHRSAMQHPELRERAFVLSSFGKTYHATGWKMGYCIAPPALTAEVRRVHQFLTFAVSTPTQHALADALEADHLHDQQLPAFYQQKRDLFRELLANSRFELLPVPGGYFQLARYSRISALPDVEFARHLTREAGVAVVPVSAFYHNGHDEGLIRFCFAKQEATLRAAAKRLRAL
- a CDS encoding PAS domain-containing protein, which encodes MLWSDTTETAAARTLMRDLQPVPMLDALPHLAWLSTPDGTVIHCNRRWHSYTGAPADALADGGFVDYLHPDDRAEAADAQLRHLPNRKTMELHLRWRGHDGRYRWYLDRVVPLYGHDAKLLGWLGTSTDIDEQKRAEIQERRGRELFELMARATNDLMWDWDMTSGRMWYSEAFWQLVGYPPRPDTETVAFWLSLIHPDDLDRVQNGVQDDLTTSAKLLESEFRLRRSDGHYLTIQDRACVIHDASGLPVRMVGAMRDVTEEAALREQ
- the msrA gene encoding peptide-methionine (S)-S-oxide reductase MsrA, which translates into the protein MLSFLKKKPYLLGLLLLTMACSQQRPADAQALSRSTAGGLPTAAQAKGLAVATFAGGCFWCTEEVFEELKGVQYVVSGYAGGKEANPTYEQVGSGRTGHAESFQVYYNPGQISYQQLLDVFFLAGHDPTTLNRQGPDAGAQYRSVAFYRTPQEKQLIEATIKRVNASKHYPNPIVTQVTSFTKFWPAEDYHQGYFRLHGDNPYVQSVSVPKVQKFRKAFPQLLKNPL
- a CDS encoding Clp protease N-terminal domain-containing protein, producing MFSWWKSRRELPFSDSLQHVIRRSREEALRLQNDYVGPEHLLLAMLAEPESRAAQLLDTLLVSSVLFGQRLTDAVTGHRLEPDQPLPTGSIALTVEAEQALHSSQRVARQLRAPALEALHLLLPLLAQPTGRGALLSADFGLTFEVVLARMPEPDKPGR
- a CDS encoding DUF2141 domain-containing protein; amino-acid sequence: MIVSTRAFLFAAGSLLAAAPVSAGNPAGTSSITVVVSALASTQSVVKLYFYNLRDQFLKPQGYVFKKAVLPAGQNQITLPVDLPNGEWAVAITQDMNNNDKLDKNFVGIPTEPFAFSNNVRPTLAPPDFNECKFTVSGPRVVTIKLTK
- a CDS encoding TolB family protein, which translates into the protein MRTLLLAAAGLASVVTAGAQSLPILDQNPPALRWQEVRTPHFRVLYPLGFQEAAQRTARQLEQVHGPGAATLGVSPRPISVVMQTRTSVSNGFVTFLPRHAEFFSTPQQGMGLGTVDWLAGLVVHEYRHVAQFEKGRQGIGRLLGPLLGDGALGVAAVGVPQWFFEGDAVGTETALTRSGRGRIPEFGAGLRANLLAGRTYSYQKAVNGSLRDQVPNWYVLGYYLTSYAKTHYGADVWDRALTRYYRFPFYPFSFSQGLKRTTGLRVEQLYQHTMQELDSVWRAQQRELQPTAAQEMAGQYQGRVFTEYQYPQYVNDSTVLALKSGLGDIAQLVLLGRRGQERKLFVPGLLNLPEQLSVGGGKAVWPELQPDARWGQRIHSELKVLDLATGRLTRLGRHHRYTAASLSPDGTRLIAVETDSAYHHALHLLDARTGAVLQTLPNPQNDLYLQPRFTPDGRRVVAVVLKPAGKTLEETDLTTGAVRALLPVANINLTNPQPWADYVLYNSPQSGIDNVYAVHTTTGQVWQVTSRPLGAYQAAVSPDGQQLAFHDFRATGARITEMPLQPATWRAVLPAPPEAADAGQPYAAALATREPGAAAVAAQLGSAATVAAARYPVRPYSVLRHAFNVFSWGVVQSPTGNSVSLGLRSQDLLSTTQAVAGVSYDQNERTGAVFGGLSYQGKYPVFDAEISHGGRNAARYIDRARNQPLDSLRADRWQTTRLTAGLRLPLTLTRSKYLSALSLSSYYLLEQVSGYDLPVRFRSEPGPGRPVHALQTTLSFVRQLKMSARDVAPRWGATALLTSRATPFGVGLEARQWGAQGSLYVPGLGKHHSLRLRAGYQSQQQQQYQFASAISFPRGENYVSFDRMRAASLDYAMPLAFPHWSVGRLLYVQRLRATGFLDVAQGRSTGVSGRGNYRNVGFDVAALFNVLRLRTPLEAGVRLVVDTYTNDLVFEPLAFSIRL